In Bacteroidia bacterium, the sequence CCGGATACGCAATGGTTCTTGGCATAGCCAAAACCAAAAACCAAAGTACAGCGCAGCCTAACCAAACTTTGTCACTGAGTCACCGAAAACAGTAGTTCCTGGCGAAGAGAAACACCTTTATGTGATCTATAAATCAATCCTTTCAGCATATCATTACGTTGCTCCATTTTTTATTTGCACAGTATTTGCATAATTGTTGTTTCATTCAACTTTAAGGAATTCTAAATTGGGTAAAAAGATTATGAATTTGAATAAATTATACAGATTCCTATCTCAAAAACCTAAACCAATAATTCTCTTGAAAAAACTACTATTGCAACTTTTAATAAAATGTGAAATCGATGAAATTTTTAAAATTCTACTTCTATCTTGGATTAATTCCGGTTATTTTTGCAGGCTGCTCAAGTTTTCACATCCAGGTTTTTGAAACAAAGCCGATAAATGCTGACATTGTCACAACCGGTGAAAATTTTGTATTTGAAAATGACTCCATTAAACTTACTTATTCCTTTTGGGGAGACAAAGGGGTTTTAACCTATTCATTGGAAAACAAACTAGACAAGCCTATTTATGTAGATTGGAAAAGCTCATCCTTTATTATCAATGGCAAAAAGTTTGACTATTGGGAAGAAAAAACAATTTCTAATACCGTTACAACAGGCTCTTCAACCGAACTAACCTATCGAATACCCTATAAGTACTATACAGTTTCAGTTTCTTCACAGGGATTTGAATCTAGATCAAATTCGGTAACAGAGAAGCCAGAAAAATCAACTTTTATTCCTCCTCATTCCTACATGGAGAAAATGACTTTTTTAATTTATCCTTATGACTACTTTGATTTAAACTGCAATTCCGCAAAAACTGAAATGGAATCGAGCAGAGATAACCCAAAGAAAAAAACTAAAGTTTACGCTACTAATTTCGAAGAAAAAAATTCACCTATAAAATTCAGAAACTACCTATCCTTTTCTTTTTCGGAAGATGGAAGCAAAGCTTTTCATTTAGATAATGGTTTTTATGTATCAGGAATTAAAGAAGTTAGTAGAAAATACTTTCGCGGGAAAAGAGTTGGTCGAGTTGATGGAAACCCAACCTATGAAACCCCAATGATAAACATGAAAAATTTTTATGTGGAAATTTTATTCCCAAGAGATAATTTTAACCGCAGAAACAAGTGCAAATAGCTTATCCATTTTCCTATTTGTTTTCAAAAAACTTTTCGTTCCTATTTTAAAATTCGGCAAATTCAGGCGTTTAGATTGAAAACATCTGTTTAGTCCTCAGGAGATAAGGTGTTTTCTTTAGAAAAGCTCTCCCGCTACTCCACCACCGTTATGTAATAGTTCATGGCCCCCATATCGATTGCCGATCCGGTTACATTTCGAAAATAAACTGATACCGTATTGGCAGCCGATACCCTAGCCCAAGCTATAATTAATCCATCATTTAGGGCCGAAGCAGGCGATATCATTACACTGCCCCCGGTATTTGCTCCTGTAACCGTAAAGGTCTCCGTTATGCTTTGGTTAGCCGCACAGGAAGCAATATTCTTATTTACCGTAGCCTTAACAATATTGGTTACAGTTGTTCCGCTGGTTCCAACCCGAATAGTTCCATTAACATCCAAATTGCGCGAAGGTGATGAAGTTCCAATTCCCACATTTCCTTCAATAATCGCACCACCGGCAGGTGCAGCCGTTGTAGCATATGTTCCTGTTCCATTGGATATGGCAAAATTTCCATTCACCGTTAGTTTGCTCCCTACTGTTGGCTGGCCTAAACCCACTGCTACATTGTTGATGGGGGAACTGGGCGGTGCAAAATTCAAATTCTTGTTCACATAATCATACATCATCAGGTGTCCATCGGTGCCATCGTAACGGGCATACCAGGCATAAACGCCCGGACCAACGCCGTTTACATTGTATGTTGGATTTATTCCCAACCTGGAATTAAACGTATGACCCGATGAACTGGTGGTATATACATCAATACAAGCGCTGCCATCGGCGGTTGGATTCTGAAACTTGCCCAAAACATTGGTTGTTGCTGCAATAACCGACGAAGCATTGTCGCCACCATACACATGCAATTTTTGTCCGGGAGTGGTGGTACCTATTCCAGTATTTCCTGCTGCATCTACTACAAAAGGGGATGCATCGGAATCGGTACCATCATCATTTACTCGAAACGAGGCACCTGAACCGGCATTGGTCGCCATTAAAACGGTTCCGGTATTGGAGGCTCCGGTACTGCTGGCCTTTAAAACCGTTCCGGCATTGGATGCATTGTTCCCGGTCAAACTAAAATTTCCCAAAACCCCGGCCGATGTAAGTCCGGAGGTAGACGATGCTACCATTAAACCGGTTCCGGAAGTAAGTGCATTGCCCGATAAATTTAAACCGGTTCCCGTTGTTAAGGAATTGGCCGCCACCTGCAAACCTATTCCATTTGTCGTAGAATTGCTTATATCTAACGTTGTTCCATTACTTGCCGTAGTTCCAATGCCTACTTCATTGGCAGCAGCATTGATGCGAATTCGCTCGGCACCTGAAGTGGCAAAACGCAAAGGTTGTGCATCTTTGGTACCCACAAAGTCGGTAGCTGGATTGGTGCCCGAATTACCCTTCAATTGCCAGGCCAAGGAGGGAGGTCCCCAGGATAAATTTCCGGAACCATCGTTAATTAGCACATAATCGGATTGGGCAGCCTGAACAGGTGGCAATACCAATGAATAAGATGTGGTAGTAGTTCCGGGCGAAATAGTAACCGTATTGGAATTACCTGCATTATTAAAAATCAAAGTACCGTTCACCGACGATGGAAAGCCAAAACGGGTAGTTCCAAAAACATGCAACATCGAACCTGCCGTAGCCGGCTCTCCATTGGTATTGATACTAACTCCTTGCGCCTCAGATTTGAATTCCATCATTCCAACCATCGTAAAGAGCGCAACAACATAAAGTGCGTAATTCTTTCTTTCCATAACCTATAATTTTGGGTTCGGCGAGGGGCTACCGAACACGTTTGTAAGATTTAAAACGCCTATGACTGCGTTCAGTTGCGAAAGTTTCGACAAACAACCATACCCGGAGGCATTTTAGCTGTTAATGCCTGACCAATACACTTAATCCATGGATAAAATGCCAACCAGATAAATGAAGGGAACTGACAAAACCTGGTTAATCCCAAAGTAAGCAATAGGAGGATTCTAAATACGAACTAATTTATTAAGTTGGGTTTACCCATACCGAATAGATTTCGGGAAGAAGTTGTTATACCAATGTTATTTGAAAAATAGTCCAAAAACTAGTTTGAAAATTACAGTGGTAAATGCCGATGCAAAAGGTATTTAGGCAAATTAATGCGAAGCATAATTGGACTATTACAGATTTGATATCGGTATTATCATTTTAGACAAACAAAATTGATTTACAAAATCCTAATTCGTTTAGGCATTTCTAGTGCATAATCTGGGTTTTTGCACTTCAACCCGGGCTTGCACCCTCGGGCAACGATAGAGGCAAGTAGCCCACAGGACCCCGACGGCGTTAGCCTAGGGGGACGAGGACTACAGCCGATAGCGTGACCCGAACGCCCAAAATCATTTATACCAGGGAGATGAAACCAAACCATGGTTGGGCGGAAGGGGGCCCGCATCCAAATAACCCAACAACAGCCAAAAAAAACCTACTTTTAGCCGCAAATTCAAGCCTAAACCCTATGCGTATTTTGATAATTGAAGATGAAGATTTGGTTGCTCAAAACCTGGTTCGGCAACTCAAAGAACTCCTGCCCGATGCTAGCCTGATTGGGCCATTTGCCAGCAAACGCGAAACAAGTGCCTGGATGGAAACCAATCCCGCGCCTGACCTGATTTTATCGGATATTCAACTTTCTGACGGATTAAGTTTAGACCTTTTTAGCCAAGGAAAACTCGGTAGTCCCATCATTTTTACTACGGCTTATAACGAATTTGCCCTGAGAGCCTTCAAAATTAATAGTGTAGATTACTTGCTCAAACCCATCGATAAAGACGAATTAGCAAAGGCTTTAGACAAATTTTACCAGCTCAAATCCAAATACGCCAACAGCTCCTTTCTGGAAGAAACCTCCGCATTTTTTAAGAATTTCAAACAAGAAACGGCCAATTTTAAAAAACGTTTTGCCGTACATCAAGGCAAATCCATGGTACTGGTACCCACCGAAGATGTGGTTTATTTTTCGAAAGAGGAATTGATTTTTTTGCACAACAAACAAGGTGAATCCTTTGTAACAGACTACCGATCGCTGGACGAAATTGAAGAATTGCTTAATCCGGAATTATTCTTTAGATGCAATCGGCAAAACCTGATTCATTTGGCTTATGTTAACTCGTTTAAGCCCGATTTTACCGGAAAACTAGAGGTAAAAATGAAGACCGGCCACGCCCCGGAATTTCAGGTTAGCAAGGAAAAAGCACATGATTTTAGGAAATGGTTCGAAGGCTAAACCCCATGCTTAAAGTTCAGTTCATACAACTACCTTTGCACCTATGAATTTCCCATTGGTTGTTGCCCGACGGTATTTACTGGCAAAAAAATCGCATCAGGCCGTCAATATCATCACCTGGGCCAGCGCCATTGGAGTAGGATTTATCACTGCATCTCTCGTTATTGTTCTTTCGGTTTTCAACGGGTTCGAAGGACTCATTCAACGCCTGTACAGCAGTTTCGACCCCGATATAAAAATTACAGCCGCCCAAGGAAAATTCATCCGGCCGGCCGACTTTCCCAATTGGAAACAAGCTCTTCAATCAACTCCCGGAATTGCTCAATACAGCCATTGTCTCGAAGAGCAAGTGCTGCTGAAATACCGCGACAAACAGTTTATTGCCACCGTAAAAGGGGTTGATTCCAACTTTCTGACTATGACCGGTTTAACCAAAATGATTACCGAAGGAAAACCGGTTTTGGAAAAAGACAGCCTCCCCTATGCCATTATGGGAATGGGAGTTAGGTACTACTTAGGAGCCCAAAAAGAGGATTATTTCGAACCCGTTCAACTGTATTCCCCCAATAAAAATGCGGCCGCTTCCATCAATCCTTCCGAAGCCTTTGTGCAACGCTCCATTGTAGTGAGCAGCTTTTTTTCGGTTGAACAAGGTTTTGACCAAAAATATGTATTGGTTCCCCTTTGGTTTTCCCGTGATTTATTGCTGAATCAAGACCAAATCAGCAGCTTGGAAATTGGACTAAAACCAGGTACAGATGCCGAAAGCGTAGTTAAAGAATTGCAATCAAAACTTGGAAAAAAACTAAAAATCCAATCACGCATGGAACTTAACGAAGCCCTGTTTAAACTCCTGCAATCCGAAAAATTATACGGCTATTTAATCGTCAGTTTTATCTTATTATTGGCCATTTTAAATGTGGTGGCTTCCATGATTATGCTCATCATCGAAAAAAGCAAAGACGTGGAAATAATCCGATTTTTAGGCGCAGATTTAGGAACTATCAAGCAAATTTTCAGGTGGGAAGGCCTACTCATCATTTGCAGCGGACTTGCCCTGGGACTGATTTTAGGGGTTGCATTGGTACTCGCACAAACCTATTTCGGGCTCATTCGAATTGAAGGCAACGGAACCTTCGTGGTAGACGCGTATCCGGTTGAGCTAAAACTACTCGATTTGGTAGTGGTTTGCCTTACTGTTCTAGGCGTTGGCAGCGTAACGGTGTGGCTAACCGTTGAAATTCTTTGGCGAGGGAAAAAAATGTAAATGGTCCGCTAACTTCAGGTGTTATCCCGGTTTTTATTAAAAGTCCAAAGACCTTTATAAATTTAGATTAGCAAATGCCTGGTATACAACACTTTAGGCCAATAATTGAAGAGAATTTAAACTTAAAATTGAACAAAACTTAATCTCCATTTGGTCTTATTCTATTCTGGCATGAGAAATTTGGGCAGGATGTTGACACAACTTTTTGTTTTTATGCGGGCCCCCTTCGCCCAAACCTATCTTCTGCAAAATGAAGGATCTGACAAGATTGGGCGTTCGGGTCACGCTATCGGCTGTAGTCCTCGTCCCCCTAGGCTATCGCCATAGGGGTCCTGTGGGCTACTTGCCTCTATCGTTGCCCGAGGGTGCAAGTCCAATCTACCCTGTTTTGTACCTGGCTAAGCAACCACATTGGGTTTGCCAAAAACAACCATGAATTCAATAATTTACAAGGATTAGTCAAGTAGTAGGGGGTAAACTAATTGCTTTTTATGGCCATTAGGTAACTGCTACCTTTCTATTATTTTGAGCGGAACTTATTTATTGGCAAACCCTTACTCAACCTAACCTTAATGCTTTGGGAATAGAGCCGGTGCAGAAATGGGGGTCGTATGGATAAAAAAAGCACAGTGGAATACGAAGGATTGAAAAATGCAAATTTTTATATGGATGGATTAATCCAACCATATAAAAACAAAAAAAGGAAATTAGATTTCAGGAAGTAAGACCGGAACTTGAATTAGTGCCAATCAGATAGTTATTTGATAATGGTAACGTAACCACTGGTAATCCAAACATTATCCTTCGTAAAGATGGAGATTTTATATTCGCCCGGTTTACGGAAAGAATAGTGAAAAACTACAGTTGCTTGCTTTTTATCAATTTTCACCTCTTTGCTATCAAAATGATCATTAAAATTCGTATCCTCTTCTTTCTTTTTCCAAACATCCACCAGGAGCAAATCGGTACCAAAACCTTTATCATTGGTTAGCACCAATTCTACATATTTTCCATTTCCATTTAGCTTGAAGGTAGTTCCCGGATTTTGAGTTTTACCATCTTTATAGGCTTCACAAAAAACCAGGTTGCATTGCTCAAACTGAAGAGTTAGCTCGGCATTGGCAACCTCATAAACTGTATTATCTTCTTTTTTATCCTCCGGGTTTGATTCAGAAGTTTTGGTTTCGGCAACAGCAACCGGCTCTGATTCATCCTTTTTCAAATTCGGAACAACTTGCGGTTTAGGCGAATCTTCCAATTTCACTATTCGTTCTTCCCGTTTAATCTTTTGCTTAACTTCTTGTCCGCGCAGGTAAAGGTTGGCCGTTGAAAGCACGTTTCCTTTTTCGTCCAAAACCAAAACCGCATACCTACCAACTTGTTTCATTTCAAAATAGTCAGCCACCCAATTTTTATTGGAACCAACCTTTAGAATAAATTTTTGGATAGAGTCGTTGGGGCCTTTAATTTCGGCAACGAGGCGATGAGCATTGATTGTTTCTTTTCCATTGTTGTAAATAATGGCCACTCTACTTTCAGAACTATCGGCATACCAGATATTTCGTTTATCAATTCCTTCGCCGGTTTCGGTAAATTTTTTGGCAAAAACAATGGATTGGGAATAGGCAGAAATCTGGCAAAAAAGAGCTATCTGGAGAAAGCCCAAAAGAGGTATATGCTTTAATTTCATGTCGTTACTCCCTTCAATTATGGTGCCCAGAACGAGATTCGAACTCGTACGACCAGAGGTCGCCACCCCCTCAAGATGGTGCGTCTACCAATTTCGCCACCTGGGCCATTTGTGGGAATGCAAAAATAGGATAATTTTGAGAAGATAATTTTTATAAATAAATATCCTTTTATGAATTCAGAATTTAAGGCCATTAATAAGTGGGCCGAAGACGATCGCCCTAGGGAAAAGCTAATAACCAAGGGCAAAAACACCTTAAGCGATGCCGAACTAATAGCCATTATTTTGGGCTCCGGCAGCAGAAATGAAAGCGCAGTAGAACTGTCCAAGCGCATCTTAGCTGAAAATGGAAACAATCTTTTTAATTTATCCAAGGTTGGGATTTCGGAATTATGCAAGTTCAAAGGGATGGGAGAAGCTAAGGCAGTTGGCTTAATTGCTGCCATGGAGTTGGGGGTTAGGCAACGGGGCGCTCAACCCGAACGAAGGCCCAAAATAACCTGTTCGAAGGATGCATTTGATCAGCTTTCTACCCAATTTTCCGATGCTCACCTGGAAGAGTTTCATATTCTGCTGTTGAACCGAGCCAATGAGGTAACCCAAAAACACTTTATTAGCAGAGGAGGAATGACCGGCACGGTAGCCGATGTGAGAGTAATTGCCAGATTAGCCATCGAAGGCAAGGCAACCGGGGTTGTTATAAGCCATAATCACCCTTCCGGACAACTCAAGCCCAGCATTGCAGATGTTGAAATTACCAAAAAGGTGAAAATGGGTTTAAACACCTTAGATATTGAATTACTTGATCACATTATTTTAGCCGGAAATTCCTACTTTAGCTTTTGCGACGATGGGATTCTATAATTTATACAATGGGAAAAAAAAATAACGGAGGATTGGTTTACTCCACAGCAGCTAATTTTAATCCAAACGCCATGGATGAAGAAGAACAAGTTAGCCTGGAACCAAAACAACAAGATCTGCGCATTTGGTTGGATACCAAAAGCAGAGCCGGAAAACCGGTTAGTTTAATCAAAGGATTTGTAGGCAACCAATCCGACCTGGAAGCTTTGGGAAAACAGCTAAAAACCAAATGTGGAGTTGGTGGAACGGTTAAAGACGGAGAAATATTAATCCAAGGCGACTTTAGAGATAAAATCCTGAAAATATTGCTGGATTTAGGATATAAGGCCAAAAAAGCCGGAGGATAACCTGTAAAATTTCGACCAACGTATCTGCCATTTTGTATCTTTATCCATTCCATTTCTGTTTAAACCCAACCCAAACAACCAAATGAAAAAACTACTTATAACCTCCATTTTTGTTGCCTTTTCCATAGGTATTCAAGCTCAGCTTTTTGTACAGAATACCATCCCTTCAGGGGCTTTATTGCAGTCTAATTTCAGTGGTAATGGAATCCAAATAGACAATGTGGTCTTTACCGGTTCTTCCGCATCTGTAGGAGTATTTCAAAATATTTCCAGTAACATCGGACTGAACAATGGAATCCTCTTAACTACCGGTAGTGCAATTGGTGCAGCCGGCATCAATTCAAACGGAAGTTTTGGATCCAATCAAGGAGGTTCCGGTGATGCAGATTTGGAAGCTTTATTTGGTGCAGGAACTACCACTTATGATGCAGCAACACTGGAATTCGATGTCCGCTCCATTTCTGACTCCCTGTTTTTGAAACTTGTTTATGGTTCAGAAGAATACAGCGAAAATATTGGAGGTTTAAACAACGACCCCTTTGCTATATTTATTTCCGGTCCCGGTTTTTCAGCACCCACTAACCTGGCTTTAGTTCCGGGTGGATCAAACCCCATTTCCATCAATACCATCAATGCTAATATCAATTCCGGTTTGTTTATTGACAACACCGGTGGAACAACGGTGCAGTATGATGGATTTACCGTTCCTATTCGCATTAGTGCCCAGGTTACTCCATGTGCTATTTACCACATCAAAATTGTATTGGCAGATGCAGGTGACCCCAATGGCGACTCCGGCTTGTTTCTGGATGCAGGCTCTTTGCAATCCGGAAATACCAACCAAACCGTTTGCTCCCTTTCTAATCCTTACCAGGTTACTCACGAATCTTGTCCGGGAGCTTGCGATGGTTCCATTTCAACCTCTCAGGATTTAGGTGGCTTTCCTCCCTACACCTACAATTGGTCAAGCGGCGAAACCACCTCCTCTATCAGCAATATTTGTCCGGGCAACTATTCCCTCACCGTAACCGACCACATTGGCAACGACACCACTTTTAACTTTCTTGTTTTTCAAGCACCAAGTACATTCGTTATTTTTAACAACCCCAGCATTATTTGTACCGGCGATACCTTCCAAACCGATTTAATCATTGATGGTACCGGCCCTTTCCAAATCTCCTTTAACCAGGCAATTCCAATTGATACCATCAATAACGAAAGTTATTCCTTCATTGCCACCTTAGACCAGGATTACGAATTTTATATCGTGGACGGAAATGGATGCGGCTCCTTCCATTACGCACAAATAGCGGTAGAAGATTATGGCCATTTAAGTGGTCAAATTTTTCTAAACGGTGGGCTGGATTATTTAGATGCAACCCAATCTATTGAAGTTACCCTATTGAAAAAAACCGCTACCAGCCATGTTTGGGAAGTGAAGGAAGTTCAAATTGTTGATGCCAACAATTTTGAAAAACGATACGACTTCGGATCCATAACTGCCGGAACCTATACCATCGGAACCAAAGTTTTACCTGACAATTACGGCGGGGTTGTTTTACCAACTTACCTTGGCGACAAACACCTTTGGTCTAGAGCCGATACCATTCAATTTGACAACAACTGCAGCATACTTTCCCGCGACATTCATTTGGTAAACAATGTTGATTCTGCCAACGGTAGCGGAAGCATTGAAGGGTTGGTATTTCTACTCGATTATTTTGGAAAAACATCTTCCTCCACCGATCCAATTCCTTTGATAGATATCGTAGTTGAAAAAGATTCTACACCTTCTATTTCAACCGACAATGCCACCAGTTTTTTCCCATGGAATTCCACTTACGCTATTGAAGATTCTCCCGGAATTTTCCCATACAAATTACCATCCCTTCCTAATGGAGTATTTAAGGTTAAGGTACAAATACCGGGCATTCCAATGATTGCCAATTATCCTATCGCATACACCACCTTAACCGTTTCTAACGACTCCATTGTAAACATCAACTTCTGCGCCGATTCTTTTATGCTAGGCCGAATTGACACCTGTATTACCAACCTCGGCATTGGCTTTTCCGAACAATCTTCGAACGAATGGGAAATTTATCCAAATCCATCCGAAGGTAGATTCTTGCTCGATGCAGGCAATCAGTCAGCCCCAATTGAATTCAAACTGCATAACCTGGTTGGAGAAGTAGTTTTAGAAAAAATCATTTATTCCAAAGAAGTTATTGACCTTAGTTCCTTGCATTTGAATGGATTGTATATTGCCGAAATAAATGGAATAAACCATTCGCTTCAAAGGAAGCTACTATTCCAAACACCTTAATTATGAAGAATTTTCTATTTGTATTCCTATTGCTGTTATCCGTATTCGGAACCCAAGCAATGCCATTTAATGTTGACTACACCAGTAACAACATCACCTGTTATGGGGATGGAAATGGCAGCATTGATACCCTGTCTGTAAACAATGAAAATGGAACGGTAACCTTTAAGAAATTATGGAACCACGGCACTTCCCAAGAAGTTATTACCTCCTTTCCCATCACCGGACTCTCTGCTGACACCTTTGTAATGGTGGCAACCGATTTGGCCCTAAACAGCGATACCGATACCATCATTATCCGGGAACCCGGTTTTTTAGGTTTCCATATCAACTGGATCGGAACAATTTGTAGCGGCTCCAATGCCATTGTTTCTTTTTTACCCTATGGCGGCACTTCCCCTTATGTGTATTCTTTCAGCCACCCTGCAGATTCTACCTTATTTATCAACGATACAGCATTTACCATCTTGCCTCAACCCGGCATTGATTATACCTTCACCATTCAAGATGCGAACGGTTGCAGCTTTACCAACCACTTAAACCAGGACCCGGCACACCTGTACGTCGAATCACAAGGTTATATGAGTGGGTATGTTATGGATGGTGCTAACTATGTTCCCCTCACCTTAACCGATACTTTGTGGGTTTCCTTAATTCAGGTTGACCCACTCCTAACCTATTGGCATGCGGTTGACAGCATCCCTTATTATGCTCCATTCGATAATACCTATTATTACTTTGATTCCATTGTACCCGGAAACTACATCCTGCGTGCCAATTACGACACCTCCATAGTTCAGGGAACCAACTACGTTACAACCTATTCCGGAGACGTTTTTAATTGGACCGATGCAACCATCTTCTCCTATACCTCCGGATGTGCATTGCAATACTCCGATATCAATATGCTCAATGCTCCTATTCTGCAACAAGGAGGCAGCCTGGAAGGTTATATCTACAGTGTTGACTTCCTGAATAAAACCGAAGCAGCCAATGACCCCGTTCCATTAATTGATATTGTGGTTGAAAAAGATTCAGTATTTCAAAATTCAGTTCAAGCCCAATTGTCTAGCAACAATCCCAATTTGTACAAGTATAAATTTGATA encodes:
- a CDS encoding LytTR family DNA-binding domain-containing protein — protein: MRILIIEDEDLVAQNLVRQLKELLPDASLIGPFASKRETSAWMETNPAPDLILSDIQLSDGLSLDLFSQGKLGSPIIFTTAYNEFALRAFKINSVDYLLKPIDKDELAKALDKFYQLKSKYANSSFLEETSAFFKNFKQETANFKKRFAVHQGKSMVLVPTEDVVYFSKEELIFLHNKQGESFVTDYRSLDEIEELLNPELFFRCNRQNLIHLAYVNSFKPDFTGKLEVKMKTGHAPEFQVSKEKAHDFRKWFEG
- a CDS encoding ABC transporter permease, whose amino-acid sequence is MNFPLVVARRYLLAKKSHQAVNIITWASAIGVGFITASLVIVLSVFNGFEGLIQRLYSSFDPDIKITAAQGKFIRPADFPNWKQALQSTPGIAQYSHCLEEQVLLKYRDKQFIATVKGVDSNFLTMTGLTKMITEGKPVLEKDSLPYAIMGMGVRYYLGAQKEDYFEPVQLYSPNKNAAASINPSEAFVQRSIVVSSFFSVEQGFDQKYVLVPLWFSRDLLLNQDQISSLEIGLKPGTDAESVVKELQSKLGKKLKIQSRMELNEALFKLLQSEKLYGYLIVSFILLLAILNVVASMIMLIIEKSKDVEIIRFLGADLGTIKQIFRWEGLLIICSGLALGLILGVALVLAQTYFGLIRIEGNGTFVVDAYPVELKLLDLVVVCLTVLGVGSVTVWLTVEILWRGKKM
- the radC gene encoding DNA repair protein RadC → MNSEFKAINKWAEDDRPREKLITKGKNTLSDAELIAIILGSGSRNESAVELSKRILAENGNNLFNLSKVGISELCKFKGMGEAKAVGLIAAMELGVRQRGAQPERRPKITCSKDAFDQLSTQFSDAHLEEFHILLLNRANEVTQKHFISRGGMTGTVADVRVIARLAIEGKATGVVISHNHPSGQLKPSIADVEITKKVKMGLNTLDIELLDHIILAGNSYFSFCDDGIL
- a CDS encoding translation initiation factor, with protein sequence MGKKNNGGLVYSTAANFNPNAMDEEEQVSLEPKQQDLRIWLDTKSRAGKPVSLIKGFVGNQSDLEALGKQLKTKCGVGGTVKDGEILIQGDFRDKILKILLDLGYKAKKAGG
- a CDS encoding T9SS type A sorting domain-containing protein, giving the protein MKKLLITSIFVAFSIGIQAQLFVQNTIPSGALLQSNFSGNGIQIDNVVFTGSSASVGVFQNISSNIGLNNGILLTTGSAIGAAGINSNGSFGSNQGGSGDADLEALFGAGTTTYDAATLEFDVRSISDSLFLKLVYGSEEYSENIGGLNNDPFAIFISGPGFSAPTNLALVPGGSNPISINTINANINSGLFIDNTGGTTVQYDGFTVPIRISAQVTPCAIYHIKIVLADAGDPNGDSGLFLDAGSLQSGNTNQTVCSLSNPYQVTHESCPGACDGSISTSQDLGGFPPYTYNWSSGETTSSISNICPGNYSLTVTDHIGNDTTFNFLVFQAPSTFVIFNNPSIICTGDTFQTDLIIDGTGPFQISFNQAIPIDTINNESYSFIATLDQDYEFYIVDGNGCGSFHYAQIAVEDYGHLSGQIFLNGGLDYLDATQSIEVTLLKKTATSHVWEVKEVQIVDANNFEKRYDFGSITAGTYTIGTKVLPDNYGGVVLPTYLGDKHLWSRADTIQFDNNCSILSRDIHLVNNVDSANGSGSIEGLVFLLDYFGKTSSSTDPIPLIDIVVEKDSTPSISTDNATSFFPWNSTYAIEDSPGIFPYKLPSLPNGVFKVKVQIPGIPMIANYPIAYTTLTVSNDSIVNINFCADSFMLGRIDTCITNLGIGFSEQSSNEWEIYPNPSEGRFLLDAGNQSAPIEFKLHNLVGEVVLEKIIYSKEVIDLSSLHLNGLYIAEINGINHSLQRKLLFQTP
- a CDS encoding T9SS type A sorting domain-containing protein, which encodes MKNFLFVFLLLLSVFGTQAMPFNVDYTSNNITCYGDGNGSIDTLSVNNENGTVTFKKLWNHGTSQEVITSFPITGLSADTFVMVATDLALNSDTDTIIIREPGFLGFHINWIGTICSGSNAIVSFLPYGGTSPYVYSFSHPADSTLFINDTAFTILPQPGIDYTFTIQDANGCSFTNHLNQDPAHLYVESQGYMSGYVMDGANYVPLTLTDTLWVSLIQVDPLLTYWHAVDSIPYYAPFDNTYYYFDSIVPGNYILRANYDTSIVQGTNYVTTYSGDVFNWTDATIFSYTSGCALQYSDINMLNAPILQQGGSLEGYIYSVDFLNKTEAANDPVPLIDIVVEKDSVFQNSVQAQLSSNNPNLYKYKFDNLPNGDYKIYVVVSGVPQYNYRFPVISQVNDSIINQNFCIDLFDTGGIDICNFFVDGDSVITTIEETPLSTSSKAIVVYPNPNSGKFRIQTSSDEIEFQSFELVALDGRMIEKGGILNGISEITLQSNPEKGIYLLKLIGQGKPNFLTISIH